ATTAAACTGTAATAACGAATGGTAAAAAAGCCGATATTAATTCCTTCTGAGGGATTCCAAATCATGATTATGGGGTTTTAACAATTTCAAATTTATAAATATAAAACGTAAAAACAGAAAAGCATTAGCTTTTATTTATGACTGCATTTTTTTTCGGGTACGGGATCGTAACCACTTTTTCCCCAGGGATGACAGCTCAAAATACGTTTGATACCAAGATAAGTGCCATAGAAAAGACCATGGATTTTGAGGGCTTCGGCAAAATAAGAAGAGCAGGTGGGTTCAAAACGGCAAGTAGCCGGAGTGAAAGGGGAAATGGCCAGCTGGTAAAACCGAATTAAGAAAAGGAAAGGTGCAATAACAATTTTCTTTAGCATAATTCTAAAATCGTTACGGTTTATTGTATGCTAAAGGTAGTGCCTTCTTTTCCGTCTTTTAACTGAATGCCGAGTGCTGATAATTGGTCTCTGATTTGGTCTGACAAGGCAAAGTTTTTATTGGCACGAGCTTCCAATCGCATGTCGATTAGCATTTCAACCACACCTTCCAATTTATCCGAATTGTTGGCCGCTGTCTTTTCATCTTTGATTCCGATAACGTCAAACGTAAAGGTGTTCAAGGTATCCGCCAGTGTTTTTAAATCTTCGGCGGTCAGGGTTTCTTTGCCGTCTTTAACCAAATTCACCACTTTGATTCCTTCAAATAAATTAGCAATCAAAATAGGTGTATTGAAATCATCATTCATGGCATCATAACAACTCTGTTTCCATGTTGTAATGTCTACCGTTGAAGCAGCACTTGGTTGCAATTCTTTTAAAATAGCTAAGCCTTCCATCAATCGGTTGAATCCTTTTTCAGAAGCAATAATTCCATCGTTGGTGAAGTCTAAAATGCTGCGGTAATGCGCCTGCATCATAAAAAATCGAGCCACATTGGCCGAGAAGGCTTTACTCAAAAACGGACTTCCGCCATTGTATATTTCGTCCGGCAATATATTGTTTCCGGTTGACTTCGACATTTTTTTGCCATTTAGCGTCAACATATTAGCGTGCATCCAATAGTTCACAGGGCTGTGACCGGTACAAGCTTCATTTTGAGCAATTTCACATTCGTGGTGCGGGAATTTCAAATCCATTCCGCCACCATGTATGTCAAAAGTTTCACCAAGGTATTTGGTGCTCATGGCAGTACACTCTAAATGCCAACCCGGAAAGCCAACTCCCAAGGCGAAGGCCAACGCATGATGTGTTCCGGTTCTGCTTTTTTCCAAAGAGCAAAGTCCTGAGGGTTTTTCTTGTCGCTTTGTCCGTCAGTATCTCGGGTATTGGCCAACATTTCGTCAATGTT
Above is a genomic segment from Flavobacterium phycosphaerae containing:
- the yidD gene encoding membrane protein insertion efficiency factor YidD; this encodes MLKKIVIAPFLFLIRFYQLAISPFTPATCRFEPTCSSYFAEALKIHGLFYGTYLGIKRILSCHPWGKSGYDPVPEKKCSHK